TCAAAGAACTTTGGCAATGTATTTTGGTTTATCAAAAACATATTATAGAAAATGGATATATGTTAAAAGGTAGAAATGAGCAGATGATCAAAGCCTTTCGCCAAATCTTACAGCAACAAATCTGGAACGCGATCATTCAAACCAAGGATATCGCCAAGCATATTGGAGAAACAGAAAAAAATATTTATTCTCTCAATTTAACACCTGAAGAAGCAGTTATTCTCACACAGGATTATATTTTTGCGACACTTAAGAAGTAGCAGGTATGAAAAAAATCTTGTGGATCATCCTCGGGGTCAGTTTTGCATTTACGATAGACGACAATACGCCTCCGGTGGTTCCAGGCTCCATTCGATTAGCAGCGCCTGTTCGAAATTACGTTTCCATTTCAGGCAGTTTCGGAGAATTGCGAAATAACCATTTCCATGCAGGTATCGATGTGCGTTCCAGTAGAGGAATAGGCGGCGATGATATACTCTCTACTGCTGACGGATATATTTCAAAAATCGTTATTGATGCAGAAGATTTAGGTAAGACACTTTATATAAGTCATTTAAATGGACTGGTTTCTGTATATGCACATTTAAACAGATTTCGACCGGATTTGGAATACCTTATTCGGCAAAAGCAAATCGACAGTAAGCAGTATCAAGTAGAAATTAATTTTAATCCGGATGAAATCCCGGTTAAACAAGGTGAATTTGTAGCTTACATGGGCAATACCGGAGCAAGCAGGGGCAAACATCTACATTTTGAGTTGCGCGATTCCCGGGGCGAAGAAGTTTGGGATCCTTTATTATTTGGCTTTCCTGTTGAAGATAAAAAAGCACCCAGCATCAGACGTATAAAAGTTACAGGTTATGATCATGAAGGACATGAAGTGTACCATCGGATTTATCCGCGCGCTATCATCGAAAAATCAAGCCAAGTATTGGTAGTTCCCGGAGAATCTTTTAGCGTAAGTGTGGATGCCTTGGATTATACGGATCAGTCTCATTTTAAGACGGGGATTAAATCCATACAAATGGATGTGGATGGCGAAATGCATTATCAATTTTCGGCGGATAAATGGAAACGTTCGGATACAAAATATATCAATGCACATATTGACCATGCAGGTGGAAAGCATAACAGAGGTAAGTTTCATCGTTGTTATTTGTTGAGAGGCAACTGTCTTGGACTTTATGATGCCAAAGAATGCAGAGGTTTTATTTCTATGATGGATAGTGCAGATCATGTTGTAAAACTGTCTGTAGCAGATGGAAGCGGAAATTCAAGTTTGCTCGAATTTAAATTGCGCAAAGCAGCTTATGTTGCAAGACCGAAAAGATCTATTTATAAGGATACTTTATTTTACGACCGGGAAAAAATAATGCTGGGGCAATATTCAAGTTTTTATTTTAAAAACGGATCTGTGTACGAAGATTTACATTGTCAGGTAAAGGAAACCGCGAATACACATAAAAATGCATTCAGTGGATTTGCCGGTGTAACTCCTTATAACAGCTTATTACATTTTCCACTTGAGGTGAGATTAAAACCGGCTAAAGATATTCCGGAAGCCTTAAAATCGAAATGTTTTGTTGCATTGAAAATGGGAAAAGGGTTTATGAATGTTGGTGGTGTTTGGGAAGATGGAGTCCTTAAAGCTAACGCACGTTCGTTAGGTCCATTTAGCATCATGGTTGATACTACAGCACCTAAATTGAGTGTTTTAGCACCTAAACGCAAAAAGCAAAA
The genomic region above belongs to Saprospiraceae bacterium and contains:
- a CDS encoding M23 family metallopeptidase, with product MKKILWIILGVSFAFTIDDNTPPVVPGSIRLAAPVRNYVSISGSFGELRNNHFHAGIDVRSSRGIGGDDILSTADGYISKIVIDAEDLGKTLYISHLNGLVSVYAHLNRFRPDLEYLIRQKQIDSKQYQVEINFNPDEIPVKQGEFVAYMGNTGASRGKHLHFELRDSRGEEVWDPLLFGFPVEDKKAPSIRRIKVTGYDHEGHEVYHRIYPRAIIEKSSQVLVVPGESFSVSVDALDYTDQSHFKTGIKSIQMDVDGEMHYQFSADKWKRSDTKYINAHIDHAGGKHNRGKFHRCYLLRGNCLGLYDAKECRGFISMMDSADHVVKLSVADGSGNSSLLEFKLRKAAYVARPKRSIYKDTLFYDREKIMLGQYSSFYFKNGSVYEDLHCQVKETANTHKNAFSGFAGVTPYNSLLHFPLEVRLKPAKDIPEALKSKCFVALKMGKGFMNVGGVWEDGVLKANARSLGPFSIMVDTTAPKLSVLAPKRKKQKWNALKFRISDNFTTSKELPDLAYDAYIDDQWVIMEYDKKYALLTHHFEPWLSKGKHQYKIVVKDPLGNERSYTGSFVL